A single region of the Buteo buteo chromosome 18, bButBut1.hap1.1, whole genome shotgun sequence genome encodes:
- the INPPL1 gene encoding phosphatidylinositol 3,4,5-trisphosphate 5-phosphatase 2, translating to MAGAGGSPPPPLPPPPPPPPWYHRDLSRAAAEEQLARAGRDGSFLVRDSESVAGAYALCLLFQKHVHTYRILPDEEDFLAVQTSQGVQVRRFKTLSELIALYLQPNQGLVCTLLFPVEREKEKENAEERDYSDGEDEKPPLPPRSGSTSFSSTSAGLSPTGLGPAVPEGTAESTNGLSSISHEYLKGSYSLDLEAVKGGASSLPHLNKTLVTSCKRLHSEVDKVLAGLEILSKVFDQQSSPMVSKILQQTAGQSGEQELESLVLKLSVLKDFLSSIEKKALKALQEMSSATPAAPPQPLSRKAKSIPVQTFEVKLDVTLGDLTKIGKSQKYTLSVDVEGGKLVVLKKQKDSQEDWNTFTHDKIRQLIKSQRVQNKLGIVFEKEKDKTQRKDFVFVSARKREAFCQLLQLMKNKHSHQDEPDMISIFIGTWNMGSVPPPKSITSWFTSKGLGKTLDEVTVAIPHDIYVFGTQENSLGDKEWVDFLRAVLKDFTEVEYRPVAMQSLWNIKVVVLVKPEHENRISHVSTSSVKTGIANTLGNKGAVGVSFMFNGTSFGFVNCHLTSGNEKTARRNQNYLDILRLLSLGDKQLSSFDISLRFTHLFWFGDLNYRLDMDIQEILNYISRKELEPLLKVDQLNLEKEKHKVFLRFGEEEITFPPTYRYERGSRDTYVWHKQKPTGVRTNVPSWCDRILWKSYPETHVNCNAYGCTDDIVTSDHSPVFGSFEVGVTSQFVSKKGLSKSTEQAYIEFESIEAIVKTASRTKFFIEFYSTCLEEFKKSFENDSQSSDNINFLKVQWSSRQLPTLKPILSEIEYLQDQHLLLTVKSLDGYESYGECVIALKSMIGSTAQQFLTYLSHRGEETGNIRGSMKVRVPAERLGTRERLYEWISIDKDETAAGKGKVPLGARANQDYAKSVGRKPAGAEPPAAAAVPAKLPEEPEKGNAAPAPRPPAPHRGTARDEAAPSRSKAEAMPEPAAGPLKNSFNNPAYYVLEGVPHQLLAAGDPGKPPAPKAKVQLAVPERRRHPSAGQPPACRGEESSSDEDAGTLNLPPPDFPPPPLPRELELPPNPFFGGAKEPPAPVGREEPKPRPAVGGAAFGESPPPKLHPRPPPSAGAGFGLEGPGGTPAAGGLHGAGGLPAAGGLLDDRSCSVLQMAKTLSEVDYAGGKGRAAPPPPLLAKGGRLELPPRCLHPDYGRPLAFPPHSIRESIQEDLAEEALCQAGRGVGAVPGVGEWLRALGLERYEEGLVRNGWDDLEFLSDITEEDLEEAGVLDPGHKRVLLESLQLRK from the exons GTTCCAGAAGCACGTCCACACCTACCGCATCCTGCCCGACGAGGAGGATTTCCTGGCCGTGCAG aCGTCGCAGGGGGTGCAGGTGAGACGCTTCAAGACGCTGAGCGAGCTGATCGCCCTGTACCTGCAGCCCAACCAGGGGCTGGTCTGCACCCTCCTTTTCCCCGTcgagagggagaaggagaaggagaacgCGGAGGAGAGGGACTACTCGG ACGGAGAGGATGAAAAGCCGCCGTTACCGCCGCGCTCCGGCTCCACCAGCTTCTCCAGCACCTCggcagggctcagccccacCGGCCTGGGGCCGGCTGTGCCGGAGGGGACGGCGGAGAG caccaACGGCCTGAGCAGCATCTCCCACGAGTACCTGAAGGGCAGCTACTCGCTGGACCTGGAGGCGGTGAAGGGGGGGGCCAGCAGCCTCCCCCACCTCAACAAGACCCTCGTCACCTCCTGCAAACGGCTGCACAG cgaGGTGGACAAGGTGCTGGCGGGGCTGGAGATCCTCTCCAAGGTGTTTGACCAGCAGAGCTCCCCCATGGTCTCCAAAATCCTGCAGCAG ACGGCGGGGCAGAGcggggagcaggagctggagagccTGGTGCTGAAGCTCTCGGTGCTGAAGGATTTCCTCTCCAGCATCGAGAAGAAG GCGCTGAAAGCCCTGCAGGAGATGAGCTCGGccacccccgccgcccccccccagcccctttcccGCAAGGCCAAGAGCATCCCGGTGCAGACCTTCGAG GTGAAGCTGGACGTCACCCTGGGGGACCTGACCAAGATCGGCAAGTCGCAGAAGTACACGCTGAGCGTGGACGTGGAGGGGGGGAAGCTGGTGGTGCTGAAGAAGCAGAAGGACTCCCAGGAGGATTGGAACACCTTCACCCACGACAAGA TCCGGCAGCTGATCAAGTCGCAGCGGGTGCAGAACAAACTGGGCATCGTTTTCGAGAAGGAGAAGGATAAAACGCAACGGAAAGACTTCGTTTTCGTCAGTGCCCGG AAGCGGGAGGctttctgccagctcctgcagctgatGAAGAACAAGCATTCCCACCAGGACGAGCCTGACATGATCTCCATCTTCATCGGCACCTGGAACAtgg GCAGCGTGCCCCCACCCAAGAGCATCACGTCGTGGTTCACCTCCAAGGGTTTGGGAAAGACGCTGGACGAGGTGACGGTCGCCATCCCCCACGACATTTATGTCTTTGGCACCCAGGAGAATTCCCTGGGGGACAAGGAGTGGGTGGATTTCCTCCGCGCCGTGCTGAAGGACTTCACGGAGGTCGAGTACCGCCCG GTGGCCATGCAGTCCCTGTGGAACATCAAGGTGGTGGTACTGGTGAAGCCGGAGCACGAGAACCGCATCAGCCACGTCAGCACCTCCAGCGTCAAGACTGGGATTGCCAACACCCTGG GGAACAAGGGAGCCGTGGGCGTCTCCTTCATGTTCAACGGCACCTCCTTCGGCTTCGTCAACTGCCACCTCACCTCCGGCAACGAGAAGACGGCACG GAGGAACCAGAACTACCTGGACATCCTGCGCCTGCTCTCGCTGGGGGACAAGCAGCTGAGCTCCTTCGACATCTCCCTCCGCTTCACCCACCTCTTCTGGTTCGGGGACCTCAATTATCGCCTGGACATGGACATCCAG gAGATCCTCAACTACATCAGCCGCAAGGAGCTGGAGCCGCTGCTCAAGGTGGATCAGCTCAacctggagaaggagaagcacaAGGTCTTCCTGCGCTTTg GCGAGGAGGAGATCACCTTCCCCCCCACTTACCGCTACGAGCGGGGCTCCCGGGACACCTACGTCTGGCACAAGCAGAAGCCCACAGGG gTTCGCACCAACGTGCCGTCCTGGTGCGACCGCATCCTCTGGAAGTCCTACCCCGAGACTCACGTCAACTGCAACGCCTACG GGTGCACGGACGACATCGTCACCAGCGACCACTCGCCTGTCTTCGGCTCCTTCGAGGTGGGGGTGACGTCCCAGTTCGTCTCCAAAAAAG GGCTCTCCAAGTCTACCGAGCAGGCGTACATCGAGTTCGAGAGCATCGAGGCTATCGTGAAGACGGCCAGTCGCACCAAGTTCTTCATCGAGTTTTACTCCACCTGCCTGGAAG aGTTCAAGAAGAGCTTCGAGAACGACAGCCAGAGCAGCGACAACATCAACTTTCTCAAGGTGCAGTGGTCGTCCCGGCAGCTGCCCACG CTGAAGCCCATCCTCTCTGAGATCGAGTACCTGCAGGACCAGCACCTCCTGCTCACCGTCAAATCCCTCGATGGCTACGAGTCCTACG GGGAATGCGTCATCGCCCTGAAGTCGATGATCGGCAGCACGGCGCAGCAGTTCCTCACCTACCTGTCGCACCGCGGCGAGGAGACGGGCAACATCCGCGGCTCCATGAAGGTCCGGGTGCCCGCCGAGCGCTTGGGCACCCGCGAGAGGCTCTACG AGTGGATCAGCATCGATAAGGACGAGACGGCGGCCGGCAAAGGGAAGGTGCCGCTGGGTGCCAGAGCCAACCAGGACTATGCCAA GTCGGTGGGGCGGAAGCCCGCCGGTGCCGagccgcccgctgccgccgccgtcCCAGCGAAGCTCCCGGAGGAGCCCGAGAAGGGCAACGCCGCgccggccccccggccccccgcacCGCACCGCGGCACCGCCAGGGATGAGGCCGCCCCGAGCCG ATCCAAGGCGGAGGCGATgccggagccggcggcggggccgctgAAGAACAGCTTCAACAACCCGGCGTACTACGTGCTGGAGGGGGTCCCGCACCAGCTGCTGGCGGCCGGGGACCCCGGCAAACCCCCGGCCCCCAAGGCCAAGGTGCAGCTGGCGGTGCCCGAGCGACGCCGGCACCCCTCGGCCGGGCAGCCGCCGGCGTGCCGCGGCGAGGAGAGCTCCTCGGACGAGGACGCCGGCACCCTCAACTTGCCGCCGCCGGAtttccccccgccgccgctgccgcgggagctggagctgccccCGAACCCCTTCTTTGGCGGCGCCAAGGAGCCGCCGGCGCCCGTCGGGCGCGAGGAGCCCAAACCGCGGCCGGCCGTCGGCGGTGCCGCCTTCGGCGAGTCCCCCCCGCCCAAGCTgcacccccggcccccgccgtcTGCCGGCGCCGGGTTCGGGCTTGAGGGGCCTGGCGGGACTCCCGCTGCCGGGGGGCTGCATGGTGCCGGGGGGctgcccgcggcgggggggctACTGGACGACCGCTCCTGCTCGGTGCTGCAGATGGCCAAGACGCTGAGCGAGGTGGACTACGCCGGCGGGAAGGGGAgggcggccccccccccgccactgctggccaaggggGGGCGGTTGGAGCTGCCCCCCCGCTGCCTGCACCCCGACTACGGCCGCCCCCtcgccttccccccccactcCATCCGGGAGAGCATCCAGGAGGACCTGGCTGAGGAG GCGCTGTGCCAGGCGGGCCGTGGCGTGGGCGCCGTGCCCGGCGTGGGCGAGTGGCTGCGGGCGCTGGGGCTGGAGCGGTACGAGGAGGGGCTGGTGCGCAACGGCTGGGACGACCTGGAGTTCCTCAG cgaCATTACAGAGGAGGACCTGGAGGAGGCCGGCGTGCTGGACCCCGGCCACAAGCGCGTCCTCCTGGAGAGCCTCCAGCTCCGCAAATAG